One Candidatus Dependentiae bacterium genomic region harbors:
- a CDS encoding deoxyribonuclease IV: MKEKTILLGAHTSISGGLYKAIEEGESIGATAIQIFTKSSRSWFVKKLTEDEIIKFKEIHKKSKIKVIIAHSSYLINLGSPKKDIEKKSVLSLKQELDRCEELNIPYLVIHPGAYLDSDEQTCIKQISKNLDIILKNSIGKTKILLETTAGQGTNIGHKFEQLKTIYDNCEEKDKLGFCLDTCHIFSAGYDISTEPGYEKTIKDFSKILGLKNLYAIHLNDSKTELNSRKDRHENIGQGKIPKKTFSLIMNDKRLEKIPKILETPVEKTQDYEKEIVFLKSLVK; this comes from the coding sequence ATGAAAGAAAAAACAATATTATTAGGAGCCCACACTTCCATTAGTGGCGGTTTATACAAAGCCATAGAAGAGGGTGAGTCTATTGGCGCTACAGCAATACAAATATTTACCAAAAGCAGTAGATCTTGGTTTGTAAAAAAATTAACAGAAGATGAAATAATTAAATTTAAAGAAATTCATAAAAAATCCAAAATAAAAGTTATAATTGCACATTCTTCTTATTTAATAAATTTAGGCTCGCCTAAAAAAGATATTGAAAAAAAATCTGTTTTATCACTTAAACAAGAACTTGATAGATGTGAAGAATTAAATATACCATATTTGGTTATTCACCCCGGAGCCTACCTGGATTCTGATGAACAAACATGTATAAAACAAATATCAAAAAATTTAGATATAATTTTAAAAAACAGTATAGGAAAAACAAAAATCTTATTGGAAACAACTGCAGGACAGGGTACAAATATTGGGCACAAATTCGAGCAATTAAAAACAATTTATGATAACTGCGAAGAAAAAGATAAACTTGGGTTTTGCCTTGATACCTGCCATATATTTTCAGCAGGATATGATATTTCAACAGAACCCGGCTATGAAAAAACGATTAAAGATTTTTCTAAAATTTTGGGATTAAAAAATTTATACGCGATACATCTTAACGATTCCAAAACAGAATTAAATTCCAGAAAGGATAGGCATGAAAATATTGGGCAGGGTAAAATACCTAAAAAAACATTTTCGTTGATTATGAATGATAAGAGACTTGAAAAAATACCTAAAATTTTAGAAACTCCTGTTGAAAAAACTCAAGATTATGAAAAAGAGATAGTTTTTTTAAAATCGCTTGTAAAATAA
- a CDS encoding cupin domain-containing protein: protein MQNLKNLKDNKDLIHGGDKLVNFVTKVWGHEEWIVNNSKYCGKKLVLKKGYRCSMHKHNIKDETFYILSGLVLMESEYEGKYEKRIMTCGDIMHIKIGMWHRFTGIENSEIMEFSTFHMDEDSIRREDSGSIDLKDIGF from the coding sequence ATGCAAAATTTAAAAAATTTAAAAGACAATAAAGATTTAATTCATGGTGGTGATAAGCTGGTAAATTTTGTAACAAAGGTTTGGGGCCATGAAGAATGGATTGTAAATAATTCTAAATATTGTGGTAAAAAACTTGTTTTAAAAAAAGGTTACCGTTGTTCAATGCATAAGCATAATATAAAAGATGAAACTTTTTATATACTTTCGGGATTGGTTTTAATGGAATCCGAATATGAAGGAAAATATGAAAAACGAATTATGACTTGTGGAGATATTATGCATATAAAGATTGGAATGTGGCATAGATTTACCGGAATCGAAAATTCTGAAATTATGGAATTTTCAACTTTTCATATGGATGAAGACTCTATAAGAAGAGAAGACAGTGGTTCCATTGATTTAAAAGATATTGGTTTTTAG